The Rhea pennata isolate bPtePen1 chromosome 23, bPtePen1.pri, whole genome shotgun sequence genomic interval ctgcagctctggggaTCGCCAGCGAAAAATAACCCCCGCCTGGGAATGCCCGGGCTGGTTTTCAGCGCCTGGTGGGGGTGGAcgagccccctgccccccctccccccgagCTTTGCTCTGCACCGTGCGATGCTCTGACATAGACACCAGGATAACACAGCCTGAGCGACAGCAAGCGCCCGGGCTGCGGCCCTTCCACCCGCCACTGCGCTGTGCCaccgcgcggggccggcgcgcgaGAGCCCGCGGAGCCGTGCCGCGGCTCAGCCTCGTGCGTAGCCGGCGCGCTACGGCACGGCGGGGCCTCGGCGCGAGCCGTGCCGAGGCTGCGCCGTGCCGCACGCTGGGGCGGCCTGGCCGAGCCCAAGGGAAAACCGAAGCAGAGCTCGGGCAGGATGGCAGCGCTGCCCTGGGAGGGACTGTCCGGGCGCTGCTCCCCGCAGGGACTCCAGCATCCCCGTCTGCTccggggcagctgctgcctacCCGGAGGCAGGAGACCCCCGGGGTCGCAAACGCTTTGGTGCACGGAGAGGCCCGGCAAGCACCTCGGAGGGCACGGGGCTGCCTAGAGCCTTGTGTCCTTCCTGCGCAGGGTCGTTCCCCCGCCGCCCCCAAAGCCTCGTCCGGCCCTGCGATGGACGACAGGAAGAAGAAGCGGAGCCCCAAGGCGTGCCTGGCGCAGCCGGCGCCCGCCGGGACGCTGCGGAAGCTGCCGCTGCCCACCAGCAAGAGCGCCTCCTTcgcgctgccgctgccccaCCTGCCCTCGCCCAAGCAGCGGGCTAAGCTCAGACGGTCAGTGCCAGCTTGGGGGTGGCCAGCAGCccccccacggccgccccaccCACCGTGGCCCCCAcggcgccggggctgggcgATGCCACCCGTGTTTCCTTCCGTGCAGGACGAGCAAGGAGAAAGTGCGGGCGGTGCCGGCCGTGGGCGGCGCGGGGGCAACGCTGGGGGCCCcactgcagcacagcttcctcACCGACGTCTCCAACGTCTGCGAGATGGAGGGCGGGCTGCTGAACCTCCTCAACGACTTCCACTCGGGCAAGCTGCAGGCCTTCGGTGCGGGGCCGGAGCGCGCGGGCcgcgtggggccggggcggcgcgggccgggggccaGGCCGTGACGGCTCCTCGGCGCCGGTGCAGGGAAGGAGTGCTCCTTCGAGCAGCTGGAGCACGTGCGGGAGATGCAGGAGAAGCTGGCACGCCTCCACTTCAGCCTCGACGTCTACGTGGAGGAGCTCTCCGAGGAGCAGAAGAAGACGGTGGCTGACAGGAACCTGGACCAGCTGCTGACGAACGTGAGCACGGCCacggcctcctcctcctcctcctcctgtcacTGAGCGGCCTGGTCCTGCTCCCGCTCTGGCCGTGGCCGCAGCGTGCCGGCCATCGTCCTAGCCGCTCTCCCGCTTCCTTCCTCGCAGCTGGAGGAGCTCAGCAACTCCATGTATCCTTGGGCagggcggcgggagggcgggcgcggggccgccgccgccgcagcgctgGGGCCGCGCTTTCCCTTGACGCCAGGCCCAGACAGAAGCTGCACCTGGCGGAGCAGCCGGAGCCGGAGGACGCCGCCTCGGCCTGACCGCGGCCCCACGCTGGGGCTGGGGCGGCCCGTCGCCCCGATGCGGGCCGGGGGCCGCAGCGGCCTGGCCGGGCCCTGCCTGCTGAgcacccgcccccccccccgcctccacCGCCGCCGCCATTTTGGTGGGACCCACAACGAGGGCTCGCGGACGGGAGGGGGCGTGGCCGTGtggggaggggcgtggccacGTGGCAGAGGGGCGTGGCCACGTGGGAGAGGGGCGTGACCCGGCGGCGCCCCCAGCCCGCCGTCGCCGTCGCGCATGGGTGACGCCAtccggcagcgccgggcggtCGCCGCCATGGAGCTGGGGGCGGAGGAGCAGCGGTGGCTGCGCGCCCTGGTCCGCCTGCAGgtggggacggggggggggggtcccgtgGGGAGCTGCCGCTGGGGGTCCCGTGCGGTGGCAGCGCAGCTGGGAGGCCCCGCGGGAACATGGGGGCGCCCCGGGACCTGCCCAGGCAGATGGGGCCCGTAGGGGCTCCGCGGGAGACACTGGGGGAGCGGGGGCGCGGCTCGAAGGGGTGTTCGTGGGGACAGAGTTGGGGGGCGGAGCTGGACGGGGCAGTCATGGGGGCAGAGTTGGGGGCAGAGGGTGGAGCTGGACGGGGCAGTCATGGGGACAGAGTTGGGGGGCGGAGCTGGACAGGGCAGTCATGGGGGCAGAGTTGGGGGGCGGAGCTGGACGGGGCAGTCATGGGGGCAGAGTTGGGGGGCAGAGGGTGGAGCTGGACTGTCAGTCATGGGGGCAGAGTTGGGGGCAGAGGGTGGAGCTGGACGGGGCAGTCATGGGGGCAGAGTTGGGGGGCGGAGCTGGACGGGGCAGTCatgggggcagagctggggggcAGAGGGTGGAGCTGGACAGGGCAGTCatgggggcagagctggggggcagagggcagagctggatgGGCAGTCATGGGCTCACAACTGGGGGTTATTGGTGCAGTCGCCGGGCACAGCTGGATGATGGATTCCATGCAGGGACACAGCTGGGGTGTCCTGGGGGGATGTGCAGGGCACATCTGGGCAGGGGGGCACAGCTGGATGGGGTTCCCTTGCGGGAGGCTGCATGGCTGGAGGGGGCCCTGGGCCAGCCGGACAGTTTGTAGGCACTGCTTCATTAAAACTGAAACCATCCCAAAAGCCAACAGAGAATGTGCTCATTCCTTATCTGTAAGATGTTTCTCCTGGGGGCTACGTGGTCACAGACCCAcggggggaagggaagggaagggaagggaaagggtcTCGCTGGGATCCAGCGGCGTAACGGCACACCAGGCTCCACTGGCGCCTCTGCCCTGTGCTTGCAGGCCTGCGTCAGGGGCTACCTGTTGCGGAAGCGGTTTCAGAGCTTGAGGGCAGAGTATGAGGCCGTGGTGATGGAGATCGAAGGAAGCCTGGACCAGCTGGAGTGGAGGGGGCAGTACTTGCTGATGCCTGTGTTTGTGGAGAAGGTCTGTGCCTTCGCCTGTGCCACCACACCTGGGAGAGCTGGTCTGCAGGACAGGCTGGGGTATTCGCAGCTTGGTCTGAGAGAGAAGACCAGCACCAAACCGATCCACGCGGGTGGGGGGGCCTGATGTccaggcagcagtgctgctgctgattCTCTTCCACAGCGTAGTCTCAGTAGCTTGTATTTCTACCAAAGAAAAATTGCTTAGCAAAGGCTGGTTTTTGTGTCCCCGATTTGTGTCACTGAGTTCCAGACTGAGGCTTTCTTCCTGCAGATGAACCTTAGCCACAAATCAAACATCTGAACTGTGCACATGACTCCTGCAGTTTTTGCTCATGTGTACCAACCTCACTTGTTCGCACTGAGTGATCTGATCAGCTCTTGCAATGGCTCAGCATTGCTCTTTAACGCGCTCACCCCTTCTAGAACAAAGGCCCTTTAAAACGTTAGTGATGGCTCAAACCAGTGTATGTTGGTATCACGCTAGAGCTGCTGCTAACTGCAGATTTCTGGCTAGGGCAAAAGCATTGGCCGCCCGAAGAGCCAACCtttgagatttttatatttttgtctctATGTTCAGCTGTTTGCATGTTGTTCTCTTAGAAGCCGGTGGAAGTAAAGCGTTCAGCTACACAAGAGACTGTATCAAGTGATAAAGCCAGCACAGAAAAATTGCAGCAGGAAACATGTCTCTTGGAGGCTTCTGAACCAGAAAGAGACTGGGGCTGTGGCAGCAATGTGAAACCTACAGCTGAGCTGCAAAGTGAGGAGGTGACTTCCAAAGGTGAAGACAGTGAAGTGAGGCCAAATGCAGGGACTGATGCAGATAAATCTGCTGCGAAGGTGTGCAGAGCCCCAGCAGAAGGCGAGGAGTGGAAGAACAACATCAGTGTTTCCTCTGTATGGGACAGCCCCGTCATGGAGACGGAGTCCCCCGGAGCCAGCCTGGGTAAGGGACAGGAGTCACTTTACACATCAGGGCTGCAGGCACTCCCTGTGTGGTTTGAATGACCTAGCAGTAAGTGCAAGTGGCAGAGGAGGTCTTGGAGAGCCAAAAGCTCAGGAATACACTGGTGAGTGCAAGTAACTCATTGCAGAAGAGACAACAGATGCAATCTGCGGTCTCTTGCCTGGGCCTTTGGTTGAAATCCCTTCTCTAAGATGTGTGGCAAGGAAAGGGGACTGGCTACCGAGTTTCTGTTCTGATAGTAGTTTATTTGTCCGTTTCTTTGCAGAAATTCCACTTGAGGATTTCAAGGAGCTTCCTCAGACTGTGCCTGGCCTCGTGTCCTATAGAAAACACTTGATCATGGAGTTGCTGTGGTTGCAACAAGCTATTGTGAGCCGTAAAAATGTAAGGGCCTGACCCTGCCTCTTGCAAAACAGTGGTTTGGACTGGTGCCTGTTTGCAATCAGAGAAGTGTCAGCTGTAGTGAGACTAGGGGTTGAACAGTGAAAGTTCAGTCACTCGAGGACTGGATCTGGtcacagcaatttttttccccttctcttccttctatggaaaatgaagaatgataaaggaaaacagaggctGTTTAGATTTGGTTACAAGCTTAGCTCCTGGCCACTTAAAGAGATCTTGCTGCTTTGATAAATATCTGTACAATAGAGTAGTACATATCTAGGCACTCAGCAAGTTGCTATTTGCATTGCTTTAAAGGTGAGACTCATGTGAATGTTCTGGTCAGGTGCTAATGATTTCACTGGCTAGTCTGCCAAGGCAGGTGCTTTCCTACTTCTAGGTTTAATCGTCAATGCTTGACTTTCTTTCTCTGGCAGTACTTGAGGCTGAAAAAGAAGCTGGGGACTCCTGACCTGTAGGAGGATATTCCAGAGGATGCAGGAAATTTGTATTgctgtggagcagcagctgagctggagGACCATAGTCATAGCGTGACCTCATggacagcagcagcctgggagATCTCCAGTTCCATGGACTGATGTTCTCCACTTCAGATGAATGTGGcaagaaagccttttctttcttttaaatgtgaaCATTTGGTCAAAACAGGGAGGTAAATTTCACTGCAAAACCAGGGAGGTTGTGTGTCTGGAGGGAGTCCTAGTGAGGCCTCCTCCCACAAGAACCCCATTTCTGGTGGCTAAGCTGGATGCTCCTAGAGGTAAATTGAGGCTGGGAAGACTGTCACTTACAGAAGGTGTTTTTTGACCAGCTCCAAGTGACCAGTTGATTGCTTGTTGTTGAACTAAACTGCTGGATGACAGCGGGTGCTTTGAACCTACAGGAACAAGTTCTCTGCTGAATTAGGAGTGACCAATATTGGTATCTGAGTTGTATATTTGGGACGATTCTGTTTGTCACAGCTTTCCAGTATCTGGGATCTTCAAGCATTTGTGGTAGGTTTTGGGGAACACCTATGTGAAGTACTAAGTTAGGAGGAAAGTTTCCTAGCTTTCTGGTGCTATTGGTGGGAAGAGATGGCACATCAAATCTGACCTTTAGGAGATGAGACTGGATTCCTAACTTGCACGTCTCTGGCAGTGGTAATACCTCTACATGTGGCCAAGTCGCTTGGACCAAACCCCTGTTGTTTGAGGGAACAAGTAAGGACTTAGAGGGTTTGGTGTTATGCCTTGAAAGCACTTTCTCCAAAGATATACTTTGCTCTAGTTTGGGGGTGTCTGAGGCCCTCAGAAAGGGATTTTCACACAGTGCTGTGGTTCCTTGTTATGACCCTGAGCATTCTGTGCGCTCTGTGCTCCTACTGCCTGAACAGACAATCTTGCAGTATGGTGGCTAAAGCTTTTTGTTCCTGATGATGCTGACTTGTTTGTGAATAAAAGTTTTCCTGAAGTTTGTTTCCGAATCTGCCTGTCCCTgtctgtcctgccttcctctcctGGATGGAGCCAAATGAGCCCATAGCCCATTTTGGCCCGTGGCAACCCATTCAGTGCAAAAGAGTGGTGTGTTCCTTGTGGTGTGCATGTCCAATAGCTGCAGGACAGAAGCACACTGCACTTCTCACATAGGTGACAAGTGATAGCAAGGTGGGGAGGGCTTCTGGATACCACTGGATGGGATGTGAGCTGCTGCCACAAATGTACCGACACTTACTGCTCTTCTGAGCTGGTTAATCTGAGACTGGTGGCTGCATTGGCCAGTGAGGGAGCTCACAGTACTCAGCGGGTGGTGAGAGTGAGCGTTAAAGAGCGGTGCAGTTCCTGGTGCTCAAACAAAAAGATGTTCTGCAGTTTGATTGATGTGGTATCCAGGCTGGCCCACAACTTCCTCTTGCTGGGCCTGCAGCCGTGGAGACGGCCAGTCGCTCCTGGGGCTCTGCTGGGACAGGAGGCAGAACAGAAAGGCACTTGGTCAGAAGGGTTTTGGCTCAGTGTGAGGCTGGTCAGAGCTCTCCTTGCCCCCACACTGGTCCTTTTACCTCTACGGTTACAGGAGCTTGCTTGACTCACTGGTGATGAACTCCCACGGATTAGCTCTGGCACCTGCAGCCAAGAATGTGGTGGTGTATCGCAACGGGGACCCCTTCTTCCGCGGAAGAAAGGTTGTGCTCAACCAGCGGCAGTTCCTGACCTTTGAGGCATTTCTGAATGAGGTGACCAAGAGCATCGGTGCACCCTTGGCTGTGAGGAATCTCTACACGCCCAGGCAGGGCCACCGTATCACTGAGCTGGGGGACCTGCAGGATGGGTGCCAGTACGTGGCTGCAGGCTTTGAAAGGTTCAAAAGGCTCAAGTGAGTAGAAGGGCCTTTGGTTTCTGGGTTTGGAAAGCGGCTTTAAATCACCTGTCAGGGGATATATTGAGGTGTGAATGAATAAAAGAGGTACAAATACAATTATAAACAGAGGCAGATCTctctgtttaatttcttttcttcatggaaTCTACTGGATATATTCCACTTTGTTTGGAAAGTGCAAATATTCCTGGTAAGGTCATTTgactctcagaaaaaaacatgctggGGGAGGAATGCATTCTCTGGGGATGTTGTGATAGATGCTGTTCTGCCTGCAAGTATCTCATTTTGTGGTGTGTGGGAGGTTCTGCTGCCAGCTTCCCTGTCAGAGTCACCATTTGCACTGCCTCTACTCTGACAAATACTTTTGGATTGGTTTGGTggagtgtttgttttttaatcctgCATGAAGCAGAAACATGAACAAGGAGCTTTTGGTATATCCTGAAAGTCAAGGCTCAAATGATTCCTGGCATCACTTGAATCATCAGAGGATTTGTACTGTAGGGAGGTTGAATTTGGCTCACTGTGTGCATATTGTATTTTACTGAGGGAACAGTCCAAGCTGTATTAATACTGGTCAGCTATGGGAGCCTAGATCAACAATTTGCTCAAaggacaaaaatgttttctatgtCTTCAGCATGGAGAACTGAAATGCTCAGAGTTCGGCTGGGAATTTCTTAAATGTAGCACAAATTTAGCCTGAAGTTCTGGAGGTCCAAGAGATAAGAGGCCTGGAAGATTGTTTCAGAAGTGACCCAACAATAAACGTACTTGGTCACGACGCACTGAGGCAGGAGTCAGTCATGTTCGTACAGCTCTTTAGTCAGCTGTGGCACAGGATTCAGTTTTGGTCGCATCACAGACACACTTTGTATGTGTGACACTTCTTCGGTCAAAGTACTAGGGAGCCATGTGTAATTCTGGAAGAGGAAGAACTCACTCAAAGTGAGACTGCTGGGGGAAGCTGCATGGATGTGGCTCTGGACCCTTTCTGCTGTGTGAAATATCACCTAAAAGTCGGGCTGGAGCTTCAGCACTGATGGAGCCGCTTCCCAAAAACTGTACGTGGATGGTTTGGCCTGCAGCTGAAAGTTGGGCCATGATGGTTAGCAGCCTGTTCTTTCCCCTTTGGCTTGTTCATATTCCAGTGGTCACAGCTCCTGGGAAGTGTTGCCCTTCACAAACTGTCCCACTTAGTATATGGTAACTTCTTGTTCTTGCAGCTATTTAAATCGTGGAATGAAGCAACTCAATGAGACAAGGAACAGCAGTAACATGCAGGTGAGTCCCTGAGCTGAGCAGGGGCAGGCATGAGTGCAGAATGAGCTGGGAAGAAGTGTGAAAGATGCTATGGCTGCCACTGATGAAACAAGAGTTCAGCTGAAAGGCTGCCAGCTGCCCACTGGAGATAGGTAAAAATGCCACAGAAATCCATAGGACTCTGTGTGTGTGGCCGTGTGTGTGACAGTGCTGGGACCACTGCTGTGTACCTTCCAGCCCCCTTAATAGTGCAGGGGAAGGATCTGTGCACAGTGGTTCATGGGTGCTGGTGATCCTGGAATGCACCCAGCTATGCAAAGAGCCTCTCCAGGCCTTGGTGTTGCTGACAACAAACCCCACCTAGCAGCGGGAAGTGTGAAGGCAGAGCAGACAGCTCCTGCCAGAGGAAAGGAACAGCCCTGGGAGGCTCTGTGCCAAGGCTGTGACAGTTTTTGTGCACTTAACTTGGTCTCTAGCCCAGCACTGTAGCACCCTGGAAGCAGAACGTCTCAGCTCAATGGCAGAAGCACACCCACCTGTCCCGCATGATAAAGTAAGTGCctcagtgttttcttctttggggAGGTGGGGGTGTCTCTAGGAATATTTTCAGACACTGGAGGAGGAAATTTCTGCATGATCCTGGCAATCCCAGCTTCTCCCAAAAGTGTATGTTGCAAATACTGTCCAGGCATTGGTGTCCTACTTTTCCCCCACTTTCCACGTATTGCCTGTTCTGGGAGATGACAGAGATGCATGTGGCACAATTACCGTTGTCAGAGTCCTGTGCCTGGTCATGTCCTTAGATTAGGAACTACTAGGGGTAGGGAGAGCTGATATTTTCGTAAGTGTTACTAGAAAATTTCCACTGATTCCTGGTTGCAGCCTTTTGAGTAGTAGGTGACCCACACAACATGGTGTGCGTATAAGGGGCTGTCACTGGCCTGGGGGCTGAAAAGTCCTGGTACAGCGAGTGTGAGTCCTGGTACATGCTCTGCCTTGTCTCTCCTGAAGTGTTTTCCGGAACGGGGATTTGCTGAGCCCTCCTTTCCGACTGCTGCTCTCCAAGAGCGCCTTGCTGGAGTGGGACATGATCCTGACCATGCTAACAGAGAAAGCCAATCTGCGCAGTGGAGCTGTTCACAAGTGGGTATCTAGACAAAGCACTGCGGGTTCTTCTGTCCCTGGACATAAGCATCACTGATTAGCACAGAGAACTGGGAGTTCAGACAGCTGCTTCTAACCTGCTTTGGCAAACTCATTTGCTTTCATGGTCCTGGAATTTAGGTTTCCCTATCTTTAAATCAGGGATAATCCCAGTGCGCTGAATAGTTTGTGAGGAGGGCTGATGTTGCTGGTGGTCAGGTGACTTCCCTGGCATGCTCTGTTTGAACTCTATGTTATCTTTTCCTTGAGGCTCTGCAGGCTGGATGGAACGCAGGTGTCCAGTGGGGAGGAGCTGGCAAACGGTGGTTACTATGTGGCAGTGGGACCTGAGAAATACAAAAACCTGCCCTACTTTGAGCTGTTGGTGCCCCAGCCTTCTGTGAACCGGACACTATGGTACGTAGGCAGGTATTTGCGGCTGGCTGGCTTAAAAAGTCATCTCTGTGGTGGTCTTTAACTAAAGCCAACCTTTCCATAGCCCCTCCGTTCAGTGCTGTCTGCCTTGAGGCTTGAATCCTGCTTCATGTGATGGAAGTTCATAAAGAAAGAATGTGGCTGCAGAGCTTTTAGTGTAAGAGTTAGCTCCCGAAATCCAGAGTTCACCACTAAAGAAAGCAAGTGGTTTGGTTATTTCTCATTAAGTGTTCAGCAAGCACTGAGGAGCACCTGCCCAGTAGGTATAGTGTTGAATCTCACAGGCCTGTGATCAGCAGTGTGATATAAAGCCATCTGCCTCTTGGGTGGCCTTTTGTATCCTGTCACCTCAGCAGTATGTGACTGGTCAGTATAAACTATTGCTTCTGAGAGCAGTCTCAGCAGGCAAGCCACAGTCAAACTGCCTCTCAGTGCAGGACTCTGGCATCTTGGTGGGGGAACGTGTGCCGCTGTGGAGTGTGCTCTAACTGTGCTGAGAACAGATGCCTCCGGGACTCTTCCTTGtggggaaaaaggaaggggggaTCATGTCTTCCATGACTTCTGCCTGATAACGAgaatctgctgctttttctgttacaGGAACCACCCAAATAACAGGCGCAAAAACTACAGCAAAAGGGTAGGTGGCTCAGCTGGTGTGGGACTGTATGTGCTATGAGCACAGCTGCATTTGTGCAGACATCAGTCTGTAAGCTATGGGTGGGCATAGCAGTTTCCATTCCCAATTGCCATGGTTACAGCACCCTTACTTGGCACCATCCCCAAAGGAGCAGCTGAAGACATAGCAAGTTTGCACTTGAATTCAATctcactgctgaagaaaatgtcCTTAAAGTCGCTTTACtcatctcttctcctttctggcTGGTGGAGAGGGAGAATTCATGCTGGGACTGAGAGCTCTCCTGCTCACTGTGTGGGAAAAATAGGCAGTGGAGTCTGCAGGTATAGCAGCTGGGCTCTCTTGGACAGTCCACTGAAAGCTGGATCTGTGCTTTCTCTGTTATTTTGAGtgctattttgcttttaaaatttccttttcctcttgttttcagtttggCAAACTCTACACCACCTCCCAGGACAGAGCTAGTGACTCTGCTCTTGCTTTCTCATCTCAACAGGTAGTgactacagaaataattttgtgtgtTCCCTGTATGTATTCACTTGTAATATCAACTTAAAGCCTTGTTAAGAGAACGCAATGTTACAGCCTCAGACCAGTCAGGGTTAGGGCTTGTAGGCAGGAAGTTGCAGTTTTTTACTGGACTGCCTTGCAAAACTGCTTGTTTTATAAGCTGCTCTATCATGAAGGCATAACAGAAGTGTGTGATGAATACTTTTAGGTGGACAGTCGCAGGGTGCAGACCACAGAAGCcacagagaaagacaaaatcCCTGTTACTTCTCCACCGCTGCACAAACAAGACAAGAAATCTCACCTCCAAGAGGAACAGTCTGTTTTCCATGCTAAACCTGTCCGTGCAGGAGAAAACAGGAGGAGTAATGCAAATGTGCAGCACTGGCCTGATCAAGGTAAAGGACATTCTGCTATAAATGTTGAGACAGACTGGCTTTAAAGACAAAGTATTTGTAGATGCACTAAAAGCAAGCAGCCATGCAGTGTACCCAGCaacttttgcatttctgctctttcctctctcatCACGGCACATGAGGGCCATGACCTTTCCGTAACTTTAACAAGATCAGGCCATGGCTACCTGCAATACCCATTTAACAGCTTTTCTCCTGCTTGCAGAAGGAAGTGTTTATAAAGCCAAAGATCCCAGGAAGGAGATGCAAGGTGCAGAGGCAGTAAAAGAGGATGAACACACAAAGGTGGAGGTGCCCATTGATCAGGTATGAGATACAATTTTCTGCCCTCTCAGGATTCTCATGCTGCTACAGGCAGATATTCATGGTCCCACTAGAACCCACTGGTGCTCCTGATTTTGCACAGCAGGAGGCTGACTCCAGGAGACAGCCATTCAGGGAACATCTTCTGAGAAGTATCCCATCAGAgaaatgcttcctttttgtgagacagcctggaaaaaaagttaatcagTAGCTTATACCAATGGTTTGGGGaagtagtttgtttttttctagcttGTCTTCAGCCAAGCTCTACACTAGATTTATAAAGCACTTTCCTCTGGAATTTGTAACAATGAAAGTAACCATGAGGGGGAACTTCAGAAGCCAGAGAGGTTACTGTAGGGCTCTACATTTTAGAAAGTCTGGAGATTGTAATCTGGGTAATGAACACTTCCCTTTTCCTAGTATGTAAGAGCAACAGTGCTCCACTAGAGCAGAAATATCAAAGGCttccctggatttttttttttttttttgggggggggtcctAATTCTGTCCTTATCCCTCTTCCAGAGAGTTGCagagactgtggaagaggaatTTATACAAAAAGCCAAAATGAGAAACCACAACAAGGTACTTATTCCACTTgatgtttctgtgaaatgtgTAAGATCCTTCCTGGCTCTGTTCTGGTGCAGATTTTTACACTAAAACTTATCAGCCTCAAATACAACTGTTAAGCAGAATTTGCCTCTAGCGAGGTGCAGACTGGAAGCCAGCAGGATATAAATGTGTAATTCCTAAAATGACTGAATACATTTGTTAGGTAACAGCAAGTCTGaaacttgaaggaaaaaaaatcttactgtatttttaaaaacaaaaatcagtgtGAAAAATGTCTGAAAGATGCTTAGTGTTAGTGGAGTATTCACATTTTAACCTTTTCATAAGGATGCTTAGAGTTGATATAATGGGATGACATGTGTTATGATAAAGATGATTCACAGTTCTGCCTAGGTAGTCTATGTGGATTAACTACAacttcaaaggaaaacacatcCTTTGAACTTTAATTAGAGAAAGCCTTAGTAATGAGTTAGCCACTTCTTGGCTCAGTGTGGAGTCTGATGTGCTGTATTTACCGAGACGCTGGGCCAGCATTTCTTTATCAGGGCATGGGGAGGCACTCCAGTGCCAATGCTTAAGTGGCCTTTCCCTTGCCATGAGATCACATTGCTGTACAGGTGTTGTTATCTGAGTTTCAGAACTCTCCCACATACTGGGAGAGAATCATTCAATTAAATTCAAAGGTGGCTTAATGCAAAGGGACCTGAGTTTGCCAAAGTCATGGGAAGACTGAAAATGGAATGCAATAGTTTAGTCACAGAAGCTGTCTGTAACAGCAGAAGGTGCTACATTAATAACTGTATTTCTTTCGTAACACAAAAAGGTGTGGAGCACAGACAAATCACAAAAGATGGCAATGCAAAGGTATGCCAGTGTCTCCGAGGATGAAAAGCACTGAATGATGTCTTTCCTTGGCAGCAAGGAACTCTGAAGACTTCACCAAGGGACTGTGATGGGAGAGAGTCAGCTAGGTAGACTGCTATCAGGATAGCTGCAGAGAACAAAAGCACGTGATCCTCAGATTTATAACACCAAAGACTGGCCGAGGTTTCTGATGAATTAACAAACTCTTCTAAGATTAAACACCCTAATTATCTGGGCTTGAGAGGGAAACTACCTGTGAACTAGGAATCAGATGCACAATTTTGTTAAATAATGTAAGTAGTCTTCCTCTCCTCGTATCTACAGTACGATGACTTGGCAGAAGAGATAGCTATTTTTCTGAATTCCAGTTAAGAAAATGGCTTGTATCTGAATTTAGAGGAGGAAGATTTACCAAACAGAATTTACTCCTTTATAATAAAACATCTGCCAGAAAAATTGTTGTGTCagatacttctttttaaaatatttcatagcaTCATTGTACCTTGAATGTGGAGTGCTTGGATAATGCTTGCAGCAATCAAATCTGCTCCCAAATTTGGTAGACATGTTTTAAGAATATCTGCCTAATTCAGGAAAAGTCTAGTAATAAATGGCTATTATCTCAACACTTTTTGTGCAAGATTTTGTTACCCTTGTAATTAATCATGAACTCTAGGGAAGGATACAGAAAGATGTTCCTTCAGTGATCTATCTGGTGTTTTGGACTGATTATTTCACTGGAAAGAAAGACGCTTCCTTTTGTAGCAGCAAACTGCACTTATTATTTTACAGATTGGAGTCATTCTACAGAATGAAGAACACCGAAAAGAGCCCTGTGATACACCTTTGGGCTGTGCAATGTGACCTGGA includes:
- the CCDC28B gene encoding coiled-coil domain-containing protein 28B, translated to MQIPAWACSWDAVSCGLRSGTRPRSAPHARHRGLAQGRSPAAPKASSGPAMDDRKKKRSPKACLAQPAPAGTLRKLPLPTSKSASFALPLPHLPSPKQRAKLRRTSKEKVRAVPAVGGAGATLGAPLQHSFLTDVSNVCEMEGGLLNLLNDFHSGKLQAFGKECSFEQLEHVREMQEKLARLHFSLDVYVEELSEEQKKTVADRNLDQLLTNLEELSNSIQKLHLAEQPEPEDAASA
- the IQCC gene encoding IQ domain-containing protein C isoform X3 is translated as MGDAIRQRRAVAAMELGAEEQRWLRALVRLQACVRGYLLRKRFQSLRAEYEAVVMEIEGSLDQLEWRGQYLLMPVFVEKKPVEVKRSATQETVSSDKASTEKLQQETCLLEASEPERDWGCGSNVKPTAELQSEEVTSKGEDSEVRPNAGTDADKSAAKVCRAPAEGEEWKNNISVSSVWDSPVMETESPGASLEIPLEDFKELPQTVPGLVSYRKHLIMELLWLQQAIVSRKNYLRLKKKLGTPDL
- the IQCC gene encoding IQ domain-containing protein C isoform X4, whose protein sequence is MGDAIRQRRAVAAMELGAEEQRWLRALVRLQACVRGYLLRKRFQSLRAEYEAVVMEIEGSLDQLEWRGQYLLMPVFVEKPVEVKRSATQETVSSDKASTEKLQQETCLLEASEPERDWGCGSNVKPTAELQSEEVTSKGEDSEVRPNAGTDADKSAAKVCRAPAEGEEWKNNISVSSVWDSPVMETESPGASLEIPLEDFKELPQTVPGLVSYRKHLIMELLWLQQAIVSRKNYLRLKKKLGTPDL
- the IQCC gene encoding IQ domain-containing protein C isoform X1; the encoded protein is MCSFLICKMFLLGATWSQTHGGKGREGKGKGLAGIQRRNGTPGSTGASALCLQACVRGYLLRKRFQSLRAEYEAVVMEIEGSLDQLEWRGQYLLMPVFVEKKPVEVKRSATQETVSSDKASTEKLQQETCLLEASEPERDWGCGSNVKPTAELQSEEVTSKGEDSEVRPNAGTDADKSAAKVCRAPAEGEEWKNNISVSSVWDSPVMETESPGASLEIPLEDFKELPQTVPGLVSYRKHLIMELLWLQQAIVSRKNYLRLKKKLGTPDL
- the IQCC gene encoding IQ domain-containing protein C isoform X2; this encodes MCSFLICKMFLLGATWSQTHGGKGREGKGKGLAGIQRRNGTPGSTGASALCLQACVRGYLLRKRFQSLRAEYEAVVMEIEGSLDQLEWRGQYLLMPVFVEKPVEVKRSATQETVSSDKASTEKLQQETCLLEASEPERDWGCGSNVKPTAELQSEEVTSKGEDSEVRPNAGTDADKSAAKVCRAPAEGEEWKNNISVSSVWDSPVMETESPGASLEIPLEDFKELPQTVPGLVSYRKHLIMELLWLQQAIVSRKNYLRLKKKLGTPDL